A genomic window from Nicotiana sylvestris chromosome 11, ASM39365v2, whole genome shotgun sequence includes:
- the LOC138881462 gene encoding uncharacterized protein has translation MEQYTPRLKYDKVLWEFPSRGWIKVNTDGACRGNPGRSSIGFCIRDEADDLIYAEGREISEGTNNVSEAVAIAEALKMCKSLNYLRIWLQTEFMLLKNIIEESWNPPWYITEHVEEILRLKEQNIIKVTHIFREGNTLVDHLTNYAIDERNTECHGFWDLDSKGRRIINEDKMQCPYIRVKVARN, from the coding sequence ATGGAGCAATACACACCTCGACTGAAATATGATAAAGTGTTATGGGAATTTCCTTCAAGAGGATGGATCAAAGTGAATACAGATGGAGCATGTAGAGGGAACCCAGGGAGGAGTTCAATTGGTTTCTGCATAAGGGATGAAGCAGATGATTTGATATATGCAGAAGGAAGGGAGATCTCTGAAGGAACCAACAATGTATCAGAAGCAGTAGCTATTGCAGAGGCATTGAAGATGTGCAAAAGTCTTAATTATTTACGGATATGGCTGCAGACAGAGTTTATGCTATTAAAGAACATTATAGAGGAATCATGGAATCCTCCTTGGTATATAACTGAACATGTAGAGGAGATTTTAAGACTGAAGGAACAAAATATCATCAAGGTCACTCACATATtcagagaagggaatacattagTAGACCACCTTACCAATTATGCTATAGATGAAAGAAATACTGAGTGCCATGGTTTCTGGGATCTGGACTCAAAAGGAAGGAGGATCATTAACGAAGATAAGATGCAATGTCCTTACATAAGAGTAAAGGTTGCAAGGAATTAG